A single genomic interval of Eleutherodactylus coqui strain aEleCoq1 chromosome 3, aEleCoq1.hap1, whole genome shotgun sequence harbors:
- the LOC136620326 gene encoding golgin subfamily A member 6-like protein 22 gives MGSVLASLRVLEVIVREAERQHLEEEVVEEKEEKEKEEEEEEVEEKRQQLEEEEEKKKRGGGQQLEEEMEETEEAEEEMEEEEEKRQQLEEEKEKEKEEEEEKEERGGGQQLEEEMEETEEAEEEMEEEEEKRQQLEEEKEKEKEERGGGQQLEEEMEETEEAEEEMEEEEEKRQQVEEEKEKEERGGGQQLEEKREETEEEEEEMEEEEEKRQQLEEEKEKEEEEKEERGGGQQLEEEMEETEEEEEEEMEEEEEKRQQLEEEKEKEKEEEEEKEERGGGQQLEEKREETEEEEEKRQQLEEEKEKEEEEKEERGGGQQLEEEMEETEEEEEEMEEEEEKRQQLEEEKEEEEEEKEERGGGQQLEEKREETEEEEKKEEETEEVEEKRQQLEEEEKRQQLEEKEEEKKEKKNVVFSP, from the exons atGGGCAGTGTATTGGCGAGTCTGAG AGTATTGGAGGTGATagtgagagaggcagagaggcaacatctggaggaggaggtggtggaggagaaggaggagaaggagaaggaggaggaggaggaggaggtggaggagaagAGACAAcaactggaggaggaggaggagaagaagaagagaggaggaggaCAACAACtggaggaggagatggaggagacagaggaggcggaggaggagatggaggaggaggaggagaagagacaacaactggaggaggagaaggagaaggagaaggaggaggaggaggagaaggaggagagaggaggaggacaaCAACtggaggaggagatggaggagacagaggaggcggaggaggagatggaggaggaggaggagaagagacaacaactggaggaggagaaggagaaggagaaggaggagagaggaggaggacaaCAACtggaggaggagatggaggagacagaggaggcggaggaggagatggaggaggaggaggagaagagacaacaagtggaggaggagaaggagaaggaggagagaggaggaggacaaCAACtggaggagaagagggaggagacagaggaggaggaggaggagatggaggaggaggaggagaagagacaacaactggaggaggagaaggagaaggaggaggaggagaaggaggagagaggaggaggacaaCAACTGGAGGAGGAGATggaagagacagaggaggaggaggaggaggagatggaggaggaggaggagaagagacaacaactggaggaggagaaggagaaggagaaggaggaggaggaggagaaggaggagagaggaggaggacaaCAACtggaggagaagagggaggagacagaggaggaggaggagaagagacaacaactggaggaggagaaggagaaggaggaggaggagaaggaggagagaggaggaggacaaCAACTGGAGGAGGAGATggaagagacagaggaggaggaggaggagatggaggaggaggaggagaagagacaacaactggaggaggagaaggaggaggaggaggaggagaaggaggagagaggaggaggacaaCAACtggaggagaagagggaggagacagaggaggaggagaagaaggaggaggagacggaggaAGTGGAGGAGAAGAGACAAcaactggaggaggaggagaagaggcaacaactggaggagaaggaggaggagaagaaggagaagaag AACGTGGTATTCAGCCCGTGA